CGTATGAAAGAACGTCATTATTCCCAATCCACAAAGAAAAAAAGGTAGGCGCTTGCGCAACCGCAGCAGCAATAGGGCTTACACCTGTAGAGAATCTTGCATAGTAGGGATTTAGCGTCCCATAATTCGATATTCCTAAATGAAAAGATTTCGCACCCGGGATTCCCATATTCTGGTAAGGGCCTCCTGCAGTTACATTATCTAATACAGCAGCAGCACTGTTAGGCACAGGGTTTAGCGCCCCGTTCACTATTTTAAGTTCCAGCTTACCCGGAAATCCCGGGAATCCTATGAATCCGCCAACATCATTAGGCATTAAAGGCTGTTTAAATTCACCTCCGCCTGCAAGTTTCATCTGCGCAGCAATCATCGAAGGATAAGATTCCTTCTGCCCGGAACTGTAAAGCGCCCCGTCCCGGTATCCGGAAGTCAGGGAATTACCCAGTGCGATATATCTGGAGAAATCGGCTTCACCCTTAGTGACAACCACATCATTTACGTCATTATCAAAATCGTTTTCGCAGCTTGTCGTAAAAAGTATTGCGGAAACGGCTAATGTAGAAATTATAATTTTTTTCATAGTCTTCAATTAAAAAGGGTTGTAAGATAAACCTAAACCTAAATAGAATGCCGTAGCTTTTGCCTGGCCATAGAAGCCAAGTGTTGAATTCCTTACGTCTCTGGCCTGTGGTATGGCATAGCCTCCTGCAACGTCAACGCCGAACTGTTTCAGCTTGAAGCCGACCCCGCCCGTAACAACATAGGTATTGAATGATGGTGTTTCAGGAATAAAACGGTCGTCAGAATAAGGAGACTCGTCATAGTAAGCACCCAGACGCCCGTAAATCATATCGGTAAATGCATATTGGGTTCCCAATCTGAATGTTTTGGAGTTCCTGAAGTTTTTAGGGGAAACAGAAACCGTAGGGTCTGTCTGATTTCCGACAGGCGCTTTTTCAAAGTCAAGTGTCAGCTGGGTATATCTTGACCACCCGTGGTAGTTGAAATCCGCAGAAACCAGCCATTTCGGTGTAATTTTATAGGTTAAACCAACCGTATATTCTTCCACTAAAGGTAAGGTTGCTGTAAAATTATCTTTCCCCGTACCGTCTAATCCTAATAAAGGATAGATGGAAGCTTTCGGGAACTGGAAGGTAGCCACCCCTTTCTTGGCTTTCACATCAACCGGTGAACGGTAAGCAACACTTACGTCCAGTTTCGGGTCCGGCCTGAAATAAAAACCGAAGCCATAGCCGTGGCCGCTTGCTTTTTCGTCTTTAAGGTTTACCTGACCTCCAAACTGCGTAACCGCTCTATCCCAGTTTACCTGGCCTTTTACATAAATATAACTTGCCCCGAAAGACAGCCAGTCTGCCATTTTCACGGATACCATCGGCTGGAAATAGAAACTTTTCAGCTCAAGTTTCTGTACCATTTCCTTTCCTTCCCAGTCACTCGGCCATTCGATTGTACTTCCGAAAGGCGTGGAAAAACTGAATCCGACTGATAATTTATCGATCGGCCTGTACGCTATTGCAGCATAAAGAGGCGTTCCCATCGGGTTATCCGTTTGTGAACTCTGCAAAGTATTCGTATTCTGGAAAGTTACTTTATTGCTTGCTCCGAATCCCCCTGCAACTATACTCAGTTTGGAAGGAATAAATGACATCCCTGCAGGATTAAAGAATGCCACACTTGCATCTTCAGCATGCGCACTGGTGTGGGCCATTGCCAATTGTTTTACCCCCTGCAGAGAAACCCGGAAGCCTCCTGCGTAAGATAGAACACCTGCCAGTAATGCAGTGGATACTAATATTTTTTTCATAGACTATTATTATATAATCCAAATATAAAATTATTTTAGCTATGCCTGTTAATAAATCATAAAATTTTAAACGTTATGGAAAAATAAAATTATGTTTAAAATAGCATCGGGATCAAATTTGAATTTATCTTATTTATAATCAGATTTTTACTAAATATACAGCAGTGATTTTTTATTTTTGTTTAATCTCAAACGGCGATGTTCCTGAATATTTGATTATTTTAGACCTGATAAAGATAAAAATCATAAATTTGCAAGATTAAATATATAATATATGAGTTGTGGATGTAAAACATCCGGCGATTCTGCACATTCTTGCGGACCCAAGAAAACCGCGAATGGCTGTGAAAATGTAAATACCTGTGGTAATAGTTATAAATTAAGTGTTTTTGACTGGCTTTCCAACATCAACAATCCCGCAACGAACCGATGCGATTTTGTAGAAGTTAGATTTAAAAATGACAGAAAATCCTTTTATAAAAATGTAAACAATATCCCGTTACATATAGGTAGTGTAGTTACAGTAGAATCAAGTCCCGGACATGATGTAGGTGTGGTAAGTCTCACCGGAGAACTGGTAAAGATTCAGATGAAAAAGAAAAGATTTTCAGAAGAATCTCCCTTGAAGATATACCGGCAGGCCAACCAGAAAGACCTTGAGGTATGGCAGGAAGCACGGAAAAAAGAAGAGAATATAAAAATAGAAGCACGGAAAATTGCCCACAGAATCGGTCTTGAAATGAAGATTACCGATGTGGAATACCAGGGGGATGCTTCAAAAGTAACATTTTATTATACCGCAGAAAACCGCGTGGATTTCAGGCAGCTGATTAAAGAATATGCGGGAGCTTTCAGGACAAAAATCGACATGAAGCAGATCGGCTTCAGGCAGGAAGCGGCGAAAGTAGGCGGAATCGGATCCTGCGGAAGGGAGCTCTGCTGCTCTACATGGCTTACAGATTTCAGATCTGTAAACACCAATGTTGCCAGATACCAGCAGTTAAGCATCAATCCCCAGAAACTGGCCGGACAATGCGGGAAACTCAAGTGCTGCCTTAATTACGAGCTGGACAGCTATCTTGATGCGTTAAGCCACTTCCCTTCTTCTTCTACCACTTTAGACACTGAAAAAGGAAGGGCATTCTGTATTAAAATCGATGTTTTCAAAAAGAAAATGTGGTTTGCCTACGTAGACAGCTCGATGGCCTGGTATGACTTTGATATTGAGGTGATTAAAAAGTTAATCGCCAAAAACAAGCGTGGTGAAAAAACACCTCCTCTTGAAGAACTGAAACAGCCTGATGTGCCGTTGGTAAGCATTGACCTGATCCAGGAAAACAATGTTGACCGGTTTGAAAAGAAAAACAGGGGAAATAATAATAAGAACAGAAACCAGAACAGGCCGAATAATAATCCGAATAATCCTAACACAAACCAGGGACAGAAAAGGAACCAGGCCAGGCCTGAAAGACAGGACCGCCCTGAACAGCGCTCTGACAGGAATGAAAAGTCTGAAAGGCCTCAGAGACAGGAGAGGCAGCCTAACCCGAATGCCAACTCTGCCGGTACCGGCCAGCCAAGAACGCAGAAACCTCAGCAGCCCAAGCCCCAGATGGAAAAAACAGAAGCCGTGACCGGTGCTGATGCTGAGAAAAAACCTAACCCGAACAAGAAAAAATTTAAAAAGAAGTTTCCTCCAAAAAAAGATAACAATGCGTAAAATTTTAGGATTATTCTCATTTATCCTTTTCTTGAGCTGCCAGTCTTCTTCTGAGGGTGAAGTCATCATGAATTCTGTTGACAACAAGTGGAATAAGAAAAGCGAACAGAAATTTAATCTTGAAATTTCAGATCCTGAGCATCCTAAAAATATTATATTTGTTGTAAGGAACAACAATGAGTATCCTTACAGCAATATCAGGTTAATTGTTAATTTCACCAATCTTCAGAACAAGAAAAAGGAAACGGATACGTTAAACTATGTACTGGCCAAACCAAACGGGGAATGGCTGGGTACCGGATTCGGTGACACAAAGGAAACATTGTTTCAGTATAAGATGAACTACAGATTTCCGGCAAAAGGAATGTATGAAATAGGCCTGATCCAGGCGATGAGGAATGATATCTTACCGGGAATTGAAGACATTGGAGTAAAAATAGAAACGGATAAACCGTAATCATCAATGGAAGAAAACAGATCTAATACAGGAAGAAAAGGGAAAACCTTCCCTCTTCCTCCCAAAAAGAAAAATACCGCCTGGAAAAAATGGGTCAGAATAATCTGGTTAGGGTTAATTGCTGTGGTTTTAGGGATTTCAGGACTTTTCTTTGCCGTTTCCCAGGGGTTTCTCGGAGAAATGCCCGATGTAAAAGAGCTTGAAAACCCGGATATCTATGTTGCCTCTGAAATCATCTCCTCAGACGGGGTATTATTAGGCAAATTTGAAAAGGAAAAGACACAGCCTATCATTTACAAAGACCTTCCCCCTTATCTGATCTATGCCCTGCAGGCTAAAGAGGATGAGCGCTTTAAGGAACATTCAGGAATTGATTTACAGTCGGTTGCCAGGGCTGTTGCTTATGGCGGTAAAAGAGGTGGTGGTTCTACCATCACACAGCAGCTGGCGAAGCTTCTTTTCACCAATGGTGCCTCTCAGAATAAATTTGAAAGGGCTTTCCAGAAGTTAAAAGAATGGGTAGTAGCAATAAGTCTTGAAAAAAGATATACCAAGGAAGAGATCGTGACTTTATATTTCAATAAGTTCGATTTTTTATACAATGCTAACGGCATTGAAATGGCTTCCCGGATTTATTTCAATAAAAAAACATCCCAGCTTACCTTACCGGAAGCGGCTATGTTTGTAGCCATGCTTGAAAACCCGGTGAAAAACAATCCGATGAGGAACCCTGAACGGGCAAAAACCAGAAGGGATGTCGTATTGGACCAGATGCTGAAAACAGGATACGTTGACCAGGAAACCTTTGAAAAAGCAGTGGCCACGCCTATTACGCTGGATTATCATCCGATTAAGAATATCAACGACGATTATTCTGCGTATTATAAATTCTATCTTAAAAAGGAAATCGACAATTATCTTAAAGATTACGAAAAAGAAAACGGCAAAAAGCTGAACCTTTATAAAGACGGCCTGAAAATTTTCGTCACCCTTGATTCCAAGATGCAGAAATATGCAGAAGATGCAATCAGGGAACATTTAACGGATATCCAGAAAAGATTTGACGCAGAACAGAGAGGAAGGAAAAGCTGGCCGTTCTATTATCTGAATGATAAGCAGATCAACAGTGTAATGCTGCAGGCAATGAAAAGGACCGGACGTTACAAGCAGCTGAAGGCAGCAGGAGTTTCTGAAGATTCTATCATGATGGAATTTAAAAAACCGGTTAAAACATCAAGATTCACATGGGCAGGAGAAGAAGAAGTGGAAATGTCACCGTGGGATTCTATCAGATGGCACAAAAAAGTGGCTCAGGCCGGATTAATGTCCATGACCCCGGGAACAGGCGAAATCAAAGCCTGGGTTGGCGGTATTGACTGGGAGCATTTCCAGTATGACCACATCAAACAGGGAAAAAGACAGGTTGGTTCCACATTCAAGCCTTTTGTATACGCAACGGCAATTATGAAACTGGGAATGACACCTTGCTCCGTGGTTTCCAATGCAAGCTTTAACAAAGGGACTTATCACGTTCCGGGAAGAGGCGGAATGCTTACCCTGAAAGATGCTCTGGCACACTCTCAGAACCCCGTTGCGTTGCGTCTTGCTGAGATGACCGGAACACAGAGTGTTATCCAGACAGCAAGGGATCTCGGTGTAACAGAAGATATTTCGACCAGCTTGCCAATGGCCTTGGGTTCATCCGATATTACCATCTATGAAATGGTAGGTGCCTACAGTACCTTTGCGAATTACGGGAACTACAACAAGCCGGAAATGATCTGGAGGATTGAAGATGCCAACGGAAGGGTTATTAAAGAAGTTAACGTAGAGCCGAAAGAAGTAATGAACCCGATGTACGCCTATACGATGATCGAACTAATGAAAGGGGTTGCACAGTATGGTACTGCTTCAGGAGAATTGGGAAGAAAAGGAATCTCGAAAGATATAGAAATTGCAGGAAAAACAGGAACTACACAGAACAACTCTGACGGTTGGTTCATGGGAATCGTTCCGAAGCTGGCTACCGGCGCATGGGTCGGATGGGAAGACAGGGCAACCCACTTCTTGGGAACCGGTGAAGGGCAGGGAGCCAAAATGGCATTGCCGATCTGGGCTATTTTCATGAAAAAAGTCTGGGCAGATAAAACCTTAGGCGTTTCCCCTGAAGATAAGTTTGTAAAACCTTCGGAATGGAAAGACGGATGCTCCAACCTTAAAGGGCTGGGCGGCGGCTATGGGGATGACGGCGGTCTGCAGACCATGGATGAGATTAAAAACCCAAGACCCGCAGAACCTTCAGGGCCTAAGAATCCGGGTAAAAAAGAAGAGAACATCAATGAAAACCTGAACACCGGGGAAGATATTGATTTTAACAATAAATAAATAAATAAATTCTCTTTTAAATATACACAAGACCTTTCAATTATTTGGAAGGTCTTTTCTTTTATAATCAATACCTTTGAAATATGAATATCCAAAATATAAAACAACCCTTTATAAAAATATTTCCCGGAGATCTCTCAGGTAATCCGATGCAGCGGAATACACCGGAAGTACTGTTCTCTACCGTAAAACCGGCAGGTTTTGATCACCCTCAACTCATTGCTTTCAATGAAAAGCTTTCGGAAGAAACCGGATTGGGAAAATTTGAAGAAGAGGACCTCGATTTCCTGGTGGGAAACAACCTTCCGGACAATGTCAAGACTTATTCCACGGCCTATGCAGGACACCAGTTCGGAAACTGGGCCGGGCAGCTGGGCGACGGGCGGGCCATCCTTGCCGGTGAAATTATCAGTCATTCCGGACAGAGAAACGAAATCCAGTGGAAAGGTGCCGGGGCAACCCCATATTCCAGGCATGCCGACGGAAGGGCTGTACTGAGGTCATCCGTCCGCGAATACCTCATGAGTGAAGCGATGTTCCACTTGGGCATCCCTACAACCCGGGCCCTGAGTCTGGCTTTCACGGGAGAAGATGTTATCCGGGATATGATGTACAACGGAAATCCACAATATGAAAAAGGTGCCGTTGTGATCCGTACAGCAGAAAGTTTTCTCCGCTTCGGGCATTTTGAACTGATGTCTGCCCAGGGAGAATACAAAACCTTACAGGAACTGGCAGATTACACCATTAAGAATTATTTTAAGGAAATTACTTCGGAAGGAGAACAGAAATACAAAGATTTTTTTGAGAACGTAGGCAGAAGGACGGCAGACCTGATGGTAGAATGGTACAGGGTCGGGTTCGTACATGGTGTGATGAATACTGATAATATGTCAGTTCTTGGTCTGACAATTGATTACGGCCCGTATTCAATGGTGGATGAATACAGCTTAAATTTCACGCCCAATACCACGGATCTTCCCGGAAGAAGATATGCTTTCGGGAAACAGGGGCAGATTGCACAATGGAACCTCTGGCAGCTTGCCAATGCACTTCACCCGCTCATTAAAGATGAAAAATTCCTGGAAGATGTCCTGAATGATTTCGGAAGCTATTTTTGGGAAACGCATGACCGGATGCTCTGCAGGAAGTTCGGGTTTGACCAGCTGCTTACCAATGACGAGAAGTTTTTCTCCGGATGGCAGAGCCTGATGCAGGATCTTCAGCTTGATTACACCTTATTTTTCAGCCAGCTTGCAAAGTATGATAGATCAACTGAACTCAAAACCCTGTTTGAAAATGTTTCCTATACTTTTCTGAATGATGAGGACCTTTCAAGACTGGCCGCTTTTATGGGGGAATATCAGTCAAGACTGGAAAAAAACATCATTTCAAAAGAAAAGTCCTTAGAGATCATGAATAAAACCAATCCTAAATTTATCCTGAGAAATTACCTGCTCTATCAATGTATCGAAGAAATCAATGAAGGAAAAAATGAAATGCTTGACAAGTTAACCCAAGCCCTGGAAAATCCCTATGAGGAAATTTATCCTGAATTTTCAGTAAAAAGGCCTTCAGAATATGATGATACTTCGGGATGTTCAACACTTTCTTGCAGTTCATAAACACATCTAATTGCTAAAACCAAAAAATATGGATACCTGTGTTTTCCATGATCAGTCAGTCACGAAAATATATTACAGGATAAACAATATTTAAAGGAAATATACTATCATATATACGCAGAGCATACAAAATTCAGATTTTGTACGCTTTCTGTTTATGTATCATCCTGTATTTTATATTCATTCTTATTGAAAAGGTACGGTCATTAAGTGAGGAACGGAATATCCGAAAACTGAGGTTAGGGTATATAGATTTGCTGTACTTATACCTGTACCTGTGCATTGAATATTCTGATAGCCACATAAGAACTATCCCGTTTTACGTAAGGTCTGAAAACCTTATTAAATTTTTATGAATTATCCTAAAAAACCATTGCAGGGTAAATGATAATACAAGTTAATGATCACCTTTGCAGCGGCCTGTCAGAAGCATATTCCAGGGATAAATCAGTAACCCGGAACAGATATTTCTGAGCAAACAGAGGCTCTTTCTTAATAAACTATATTAAAATTTTCAAAATGCAAAAACGCGCATCTGTTGCAGCTGCTATTCTTTTTTCAACATTTCTTTATTCCCAGGTAGGGATTAATAATCAGACGCCTAAAGCCACACTGGATGTGGCAGCGAAAAACAATAACGGGACCACACCTGAAGGGCTTATTCCACCAAGGCTTACCGGAGACCAGATGAGATCTGCCGACGGACAGTATGGGACCGATCAGACCGGAGCTGTTATTTATGCTACTGCTGCCATTACTAACGCCAGTACCAAAACTGCCAACATCAATTCTGCAGGGTATTATTATTTTGACGGAAGCCTATGGCAGAAGCTCGGAAGGACTTACACTGCCGGCAACGGAATTTCCCTGGCAGGAAGTGAGGCACGCCTCGGAGGCAGCCTTTCCCAACCCACTACGGTTTCCAACAACGGAAACGCCCTGAATATTGCAGGGTCTGCCTCTACCACTACTTTTGACCAGGCAGGAAATATTGGGATCGGAATTCCATCGCCTTCACAGCCGCTGGATGTTAACGGCACTGCCCGTCTCCGCGAAATCCCTTCTGCCGGAGGTACTGTTATGCTAACAGCTGATAATAACGGGGTCATCCGGAAACAGGCACTTCCTACCACTTCGGCACCCGTAATACAAGCCAGTGTATCCAGTATCGGGGCAAACCTTAATTCAACCAACTGGGCTGATTACAATTATACAGGGACTACCATTACCATCCCTGCTAACAGCAAGTACATCGTTAATACAACGCAGCTCGTTACCAATTTCACAATTATGCCTGCCGGCCAGTCTATATGGCTCCGAAGCACTTTTTCAGACAGTCCGGCTGCCTTTAATTTCAGTCCGGATATTGTAGGTTCAAGGCTGATGAGCGGTATATGGGGCACGTCTTCGAGATTCGGCCTTCTTTCAGGTGCTGTCATCCTTAACAATACTTCTTCCAGTGCCAAAACCTATTACTACTGGGCAGGACAAGTAGATAATAACGGATATACCGGGACAATTGACAATTTCGGAGGCAGCTCATGGGCAGAGAACCAAATGTATGCGATTCCTATTAATTAACAATTAATCAAAGCCTTACGATACAGCTGCTATTAAATATTTTTTTAAATTTTAAGTAACTGTACCGAATTATTTTCATAATCTGAAAACTCATCATTTCTGATGGGTTTTTTATTTTACTTTTGCAGAAACTTTTAGCAGGTGTCAAAGTTCAAAACAAAATTCATTCAATTTTTTAAATTAATTTTCCCGTCAACAGGACTTGAACTGGTGGTTTTCCTTTTCTTTCTGGTTATTTACGGATATTTAGGTTCATACATTGCCATCCATCATAAAATTATTTTTGACAGCAGGATTCCCTGGGATGCGTATTTCAGCTTTGATAACAAATCAATCGTCCTGACCGGCGGAAGTTTTGAAAGGCATCCGCTCTCCTATTATTTCTTCAACTGGATCCGTGAGCTGGCCCTGCTGTTTTCGGATGGGAAAATGGATGGGAATTTCAGGTTTGCCCTGGCCTGGTTCAGCAATATTGCGGTAAGCCTGAGCGTACTTCAGGTTTTTAAATACCTGAAAAACATTATTCAGCTGCCTTTAGGTATCAATATTGTACTGATCCTTTTTTTCGGGTCATTTTCCACCACCATCCTGCTCTCCTTTACCCCGGAAAATTTTACATACACCTTTTTTTTACTCACTTTATTCAATCATTACTCTGCCATAAAGCTGAAAAAAGAAGAAAAGATTCCGGCACTTGCGCTTGTCTTTTCAGGAGTTACCGTTGGAGGTTTAACCGTAACTAATATTGTCAAGATTTTTATTCCTGTGCTGTTTGAAAAAGGATTGTTTAAAAACCTGAAGAAATTCGGCAATGCGGCATTCAGAGTTGCCCTCACCTGTATCTGCTTCGTATTGTTATATTTAAACCGCATTGATTTTAAGTACCAGAATATCTTCAGCAAAACAAGCGAACAGTACGAAAAATTTTCAAACGCCAGGTCAACGCCGGTCTGGGATATGGTTTCTTCCTACTTTTTCGGCGGCAACATCCTGTTTTCAAACTTTATCATCCGCGATAAACACAACATGAAAGGTTTTGAATACAAAGGCATTATCATGGATGTGTATTCATCCTGGATTCCTTATCTCTTTATTGCTGTGCTTCTGGGACTTATCCTCTGGAGTTACTATAAAAATTTTAACAACAGACTCGTTCAGGTGGTTATGATTTCTCTTTTTGTGGACATCATCATCCACTGCATCATGAAGTTCGGAATCCACACCTCTTACATTTATGGCGGGCACTTTGTTTTTGTGTATCCGATGCTGTTGGGATGGTTGTTTTACGCTTACAGAGAATCACCGAAGCTGTTATCCTTACTTACTGCTGTGATCTGTATCTTATTCGTTTATTTGGGGACAAATAACTACATCAGAATGACGGAGTTTTTCTGGTTCTTAAACAACTATTACTAAGTAATTATCTATCTAAAATACCATAAGAACTAGCCTTTAAATAGATAATTACAGGCAATGTATACAATTTAGTGATAAAAACTTCAAGCCCGGACCACCTGTATTCAAAATAAAAGCTGAGAATGAATTTCTCAGCTTTTCTGTTTTATATGGTATCAATTCTATTTTGCTTCCGCACAGAAAATCCTGTATTGTACCGGAATGGCAGATTTAAAATATTCCCTCACCCTAGAAAGATCAGAAGATGCACTCTGTTTGGTAAAATAACTGCCCGCCAAAATTTTATAATTGGGTCTCAGCGAAGCATCGGTTTCTACTTTGAGGTTCGGAAACCTCTTTCTGAAATAGGATTTCACTTCATTCGCTTCTTCATTACTTTTTACCGTGGTAATCTGTATTTTGTACCCTAAGATTCTTGGATTTTTCCTGCAGATTTCTGAATTGGTAAGTTCTCTGCTGGGAACATAAATCTTTGCAGGCCTGGAAGATACATAATAATCGTCATCATCCCTGGATGGTACGGCAACTGCCGTTCTGGTACACTTGTCTTCAATACTTTCCAGCGATGCATTCACCTTAGAATCCATGGTGATCATAAGTTCAGTCCCTGCCAGAGTATCTCTTTTTACAATCTGTTGTGCATCAATACGATAAAATGCAAATAGAAAGAGTATCGAAAATATTTTGATAAATTTTTTCATTTAAACTTGTTTCGGCAAATTTAGGCAAATTAAAAAATTATACCAAACAGAGTTATTTAGAATCAATACAAATTAAACTTAAATGACATTTTCCCCTTTGCATATGCCGTTAAATTGGTGTTAAAAATATTATTTTTGCGGGATTGATTGAATGTTCAATATTTACTAACATAAGATAATTTAAATGATTAGTTGGAGAAAGCATTATAGAAAAACGTTGATTGCAATAGGCTTATTGTTATCAACCAGTGCTTCAATTTACGGGCAAGAAGGCGATCCGAACAATGGTGAGAAACTTTTCAAAGCAAATTGTACAGCATGCCACGCACTAGACAAACAGGTTGTAGGGCCGCCGCTTAAAGGGGTTGTAGAACGGGTAAAGACAGAGGGTGGCGTGGATACAGACTGGCTTCACAAGTGGATCAAGGATAACAAATCTCTGAGAGCTTCCGGAGATAAGTACGCCAATGAAATTTTTGAGAAATACAACAAGACTGAGATGCAGGTCTTTCCAAATCTTACCGATAAGGATATTGATGACATCTTAGCTTACACCACTAATCCCCCTGCTGCACCTGCCGCTGATGAAAAGAAAACAACAGCAGAAACGGCAACCGCAACCGCAGCTCCGGCAAACAGTTCTACGACAACAAACGTAGTGATTATTTCACTTTTGGCCATTGCCGCTTTATTGGTATGGATCTTAATAAAACTGAGACAGCTTGTTAAGCTGGGACAGTCTGAAGAATTGGCCGGGCTTAACGAATCAAGGGTTAAATCATTCAGTGAAATCTATGAGAAATACCATTATATCGGTAAGGGAATAATTGCCATCCTTGCGCTTCTGGCTGCCTACGGAGTTTGGAACTGGATCATGTGGATCGGGGTTTACAAAGGATATAAACCGGAACAGCCGATTTATTTCTCCCATAAAATTCACGCCGGGGAACAGAAGATCGACTGTCAGCTTTGTCACTCCAGTGCCAAATACGGAAAAGTATCTGAAATCCCTTCTATGAATGTTTGTATGAACTGCCACAGAACAATTTCCGAGTACAATGCAGAACACTACATGGAACCAGGAAAAGACAAGGCATTCTATGACGGGGAAATCCAGAAGATCTATGCTGCTACAGGATGGAATTCTGAGAAACAGCAGTACACAGGGAAAACCCAGCCGGTTGAATGGACAAGAATCCACAACATGCCGGATTTCGTTTACTTTAACCACTCACAGCACGTGGTGGCCGGTGAACAGGCAATCATCAATTCTTTCAATAAAAAGAACCCTGACAACAAAATAGACGTTGTTTGTAAAGCATGTCACGGAAAAATAGATACAATGAATGTTGTTCAGATGGCCAATGACTTCACAATGGGATGGTGTATCGAGTGCCACAGAACGACTGAAGTTGATATGAACAACGGTTATAATAAAGAATACTTCAAGAATCTACATGACAAATTGAAAAAACAATACCCTAAAGATGGTGGTAAGATTACTGTAGATGCAATTGGAGGTCTTGAATGTGGTAAATGTCATTATTAATAACTAAAAATTAGAAGTATAAATGGCTTC
The sequence above is a segment of the Chryseobacterium sp. JJR-5R genome. Coding sequences within it:
- a CDS encoding DUF6080 domain-containing protein translates to MSKFKTKFIQFFKLIFPSTGLELVVFLFFLVIYGYLGSYIAIHHKIIFDSRIPWDAYFSFDNKSIVLTGGSFERHPLSYYFFNWIRELALLFSDGKMDGNFRFALAWFSNIAVSLSVLQVFKYLKNIIQLPLGINIVLILFFGSFSTTILLSFTPENFTYTFFLLTLFNHYSAIKLKKEEKIPALALVFSGVTVGGLTVTNIVKIFIPVLFEKGLFKNLKKFGNAAFRVALTCICFVLLYLNRIDFKYQNIFSKTSEQYEKFSNARSTPVWDMVSSYFFGGNILFSNFIIRDKHNMKGFEYKGIIMDVYSSWIPYLFIAVLLGLILWSYYKNFNNRLVQVVMISLFVDIIIHCIMKFGIHTSYIYGGHFVFVYPMLLGWLFYAYRESPKLLSLLTAVICILFVYLGTNNYIRMTEFFWFLNNYY
- a CDS encoding SPOR domain-containing protein yields the protein MKKFIKIFSILFLFAFYRIDAQQIVKRDTLAGTELMITMDSKVNASLESIEDKCTRTAVAVPSRDDDDYYVSSRPAKIYVPSRELTNSEICRKNPRILGYKIQITTVKSNEEANEVKSYFRKRFPNLKVETDASLRPNYKILAGSYFTKQSASSDLSRVREYFKSAIPVQYRIFCAEAK
- a CDS encoding c-type cytochrome, which encodes MISWRKHYRKTLIAIGLLLSTSASIYGQEGDPNNGEKLFKANCTACHALDKQVVGPPLKGVVERVKTEGGVDTDWLHKWIKDNKSLRASGDKYANEIFEKYNKTEMQVFPNLTDKDIDDILAYTTNPPAAPAADEKKTTAETATATAAPANSSTTTNVVIISLLAIAALLVWILIKLRQLVKLGQSEELAGLNESRVKSFSEIYEKYHYIGKGIIAILALLAAYGVWNWIMWIGVYKGYKPEQPIYFSHKIHAGEQKIDCQLCHSSAKYGKVSEIPSMNVCMNCHRTISEYNAEHYMEPGKDKAFYDGEIQKIYAATGWNSEKQQYTGKTQPVEWTRIHNMPDFVYFNHSQHVVAGEQAIINSFNKKNPDNKIDVVCKACHGKIDTMNVVQMANDFTMGWCIECHRTTEVDMNNGYNKEYFKNLHDKLKKQYPKDGGKITVDAIGGLECGKCHY